The Calothrix sp. PCC 7507 DNA segment AGTGTTATTTCCAGAAACAGTAAAGGGAGCAGATTTTTTTGGCAGTTTTTTCAATATTGGTACGGGATTTAGCTGGCAACCTTCAGAAAGAGTGAATTTGTTTGCTAATATTCAAGCTCCTTTGGGGCCTGGTGGCAATACCTTTAGCTCTAAAGACCGCTCTATTTATCGCAAGCTATTGTGGGCTGTGGGAGTAGATTACGCATTTAATCCCAGAATGGCGGCTGAAGTTTATGCTACTAATAGTTTTGGGACAACACCAACCACGGGTTTACTGGCATTTATTCCTGATGGCGATGATTTGTTACTAGGAATTCGCTTTAAGCATGTGATTGATTTTGGACAAGGGTATGCAGCTAATTTTGGCAATCGCCCACAAACAGAACTCTCAAGGCGCGATAGCACACTCTTATTTGATGGGTTCACACTTGCGAGTCCTCACACCCTCCCAACAGGTAAATTCCAAGCCAGAGGCGGGCTAGGTACAAATGGGAGTTCGAGTTTTGCCCTAGCTTATGGCTTGACAAATGACGCACAGTTAGAAATTAATGTTGACCAATTTGGCGGAAGCGATCGCCTTTCTGGTGCAGAAATATCTGGCCCTGGGGTAAAAATTGGGGGCGCAGTAAAACTGAGGTTCTTAGATCAAGCACGAGGTGATCTGCTTTCACTAAGTTTTAAACTTGCAGGAATCAGTGAGGCGGCTTTTCAAGGTAATGCTCTCAATGGAACTATATATGCAGAATTGCCGATCGCTTATCAACTCAGTCCCCAAACTTCCATATCCATTAATCCCAAGGGAGCATTTTTTGGTAAAGTTTCCCGCACTGGGATAGGAATTGGTATTAACCAAGCTCTAGGAAATCAGCTGCAATTTATTGCAGAATATACGCCTATTTTTACTGATGGTACAAGAGATGTTTGGAGTACTGGCTTGCGTTTTTTACCAAGTTCCAGATGGGGAATTGACATTTTTGCAGGTAATGCCATCGGACAGAGTGGCTTGGGAACAGTAACAGCAGAATCTGGGACTAATGTGGGTTTTAGTATTAATTGGGGAATTTGAATGGAAAAGAGCGATCGCACCCACGCCACCAAAAACTTTACACACAAAAACCCCCAGTAGCTTGAGAGAATGGCGCTGCTAATGTTAAGATCAGTTTCGTTTCTAAGCGCCGCGACTGATCTGTATGGGTTTCTGATTCAAAACTTCAGTGTAAAGTTTTTCTAACATAGTAATATTCTTACTGAGGTCATAGCGTTCTAATACACGCTTCCTAGCTTTCTGTCCCAGCACAGTTGTCAACTCTGGATGGTCTTGGAATAGTGGTAAAAGAGTTTTTAGTTGCGATCGCACAGTTTTTGTGCTGAGAATTACACCAGCTCCTTTTTCTAAAACCTCGCCATCCGCACCTACATCTGTGGCTAAACAAGCTAGTCCAGATGACATTGCTTCTAACAGAGATAGAGACAATCCTTCTACCACTGAAGGCAAAATAAATACATCTGCTCCCCGCAAAATGTCGATGCGTCGGGCTTCATCAGCAATAAATCCCAACCAAATTATGCCAGATTCTTCACCATAAAACGGCTGTAGAGAGGGTTTTAACGGTCCATCGCCAACAATCAATAGCTTGCTATCAAGCCCCATTTCTGACTGCTTCCAGGCGCGTAGGAGAGCTTCAACGTTTTTCTCTGGTGCGATCCGACCTTGGTAGACAAACAAGCGTTCGGCTTTAAATTCTGTTTTAACGTCAGAAGACCCAGGAGAATATCTAGTAATATCCACTCCATTGGGAATTACAGCTACATTTTTCTCTGGTACACCCAAACGCGCTAATAAGTCTCGCTGAATTTGGGAAAAGACAATGACGCGATCGTAGTTACCCAAAAACGGCGCGTATAGTTGATAA contains these protein-coding regions:
- a CDS encoding DUF5777 family beta-barrel protein, with translation MCNSSDRPKINMHAVKIISCALLSVLFPSLSYASDGMPVVSSPENTTEESLQPQFGALPNSPQELPVVSSPEMNTEEPLELQPEVLPLASSVSTQAKDLQTEIPLSPLQEPPTKLHNLETANQLRKGAVQVEAGFLQVLPLDDSVSGTGLQTYNIDIDWGVTDDLQLGFTGDIYDDYVKCPVREQCGDFTSTTYGAKLKYRLINQNLWAVGVVGTAQLMNISASPGAFTNTSNTRLNTVTPVGALQFPITYKASPNLQLHFTPGVVLFPETVKGADFFGSFFNIGTGFSWQPSERVNLFANIQAPLGPGGNTFSSKDRSIYRKLLWAVGVDYAFNPRMAAEVYATNSFGTTPTTGLLAFIPDGDDLLLGIRFKHVIDFGQGYAANFGNRPQTELSRRDSTLLFDGFTLASPHTLPTGKFQARGGLGTNGSSSFALAYGLTNDAQLEINVDQFGGSDRLSGAEISGPGVKIGGAVKLRFLDQARGDLLSLSFKLAGISEAAFQGNALNGTIYAELPIAYQLSPQTSISINPKGAFFGKVSRTGIGIGINQALGNQLQFIAEYTPIFTDGTRDVWSTGLRFLPSSRWGIDIFAGNAIGQSGLGTVTAESGTNVGFSINWGI
- a CDS encoding glycosyltransferase family 4 protein, coding for MRIAWIGKKSPFCGNVTYSREITNALLDRGHEVSFLHFAQEESQPDNWPNFQEVSLPFIYKSQVYTIPTFKATKVLTDSLREIKPDIVHASLTLSPLDFVLPEICEQLNLPLIATFHTPFAGKGAKLISGTQFLAYQLYAPFLGNYDRVIVFSQIQRDLLARLGVPEKNVAVIPNGVDITRYSPGSSDVKTEFKAERLFVYQGRIAPEKNVEALLRAWKQSEMGLDSKLLIVGDGPLKPSLQPFYGEESGIIWLGFIADEARRIDILRGADVFILPSVVEGLSLSLLEAMSSGLACLATDVGADGEVLEKGAGVILSTKTVRSQLKTLLPLFQDHPELTTVLGQKARKRVLERYDLSKNITMLEKLYTEVLNQKPIQISRGA